In Rheinheimera sp. MM224, one DNA window encodes the following:
- a CDS encoding cystathionine beta-lyase — MKKATQLIHAGRGKEWTGSAVNPPVVRASTIVFDTMAELKHATAHRGDRVPYYGRRGTATHFALQDAICDLEGSAGCALYPCGAAAINAALLSFLKQGDHLLMVDTAYEPTRAICDKLLAGLGIETSYYDPLIGAGISALIKANTKVIFLESPGSLTMELQDIPAISAVAKAHNIVLMLDNTWGTPVLLDAYALGVDICIQSATKYIVGHSDAMLGIATANEKHWPQLREHSYLMGYCASADDAYLASRGLRTLKVRLAQHEANALKVAKWLQQRPEVETVRHPALPENPGYDLFQRDFSGSNGLFSFVLKQGDAKAVAAFIEGMEHFKMGFSWGGYESLIIPNLSIQKLRTASSWPYSGPLIRLHIGLEDTEDLIADLAAAFERFNSVI; from the coding sequence ATGAAAAAAGCAACTCAACTGATCCATGCTGGTCGTGGCAAAGAATGGACAGGCTCTGCGGTAAACCCTCCTGTGGTGCGTGCTTCCACTATTGTCTTTGATACTATGGCCGAGCTAAAGCATGCGACAGCTCATCGTGGTGACAGAGTGCCTTATTATGGCCGTCGCGGTACTGCGACCCACTTTGCGTTGCAGGATGCCATCTGTGATTTGGAAGGTTCCGCCGGCTGTGCCTTATACCCTTGTGGTGCTGCGGCTATTAACGCCGCTTTGTTGAGTTTTTTAAAACAGGGTGATCATCTCTTAATGGTCGACACCGCCTACGAACCAACCCGTGCTATCTGCGATAAGTTGCTGGCAGGTTTAGGCATAGAAACCAGCTATTACGACCCTTTGATTGGTGCAGGTATCAGCGCCTTAATTAAAGCTAATACCAAAGTAATTTTTCTGGAATCTCCCGGTTCTCTGACGATGGAGCTGCAGGATATTCCAGCCATCAGCGCAGTAGCAAAAGCACATAACATAGTGCTGATGCTGGATAATACCTGGGGCACCCCTGTGCTGCTGGATGCTTATGCTTTGGGTGTGGATATATGTATTCAGTCAGCGACCAAATACATAGTGGGACACTCAGATGCCATGCTGGGTATTGCGACAGCGAACGAAAAACACTGGCCACAACTACGCGAACACAGCTATCTGATGGGCTATTGCGCTTCGGCGGACGATGCCTATCTGGCCAGCCGGGGTCTGCGGACCTTGAAGGTGCGTTTAGCTCAGCATGAGGCGAATGCATTAAAAGTGGCGAAGTGGTTACAGCAACGACCCGAAGTGGAAACAGTGCGCCATCCGGCTTTGCCTGAAAATCCCGGTTATGACCTTTTCCAACGTGACTTTAGTGGCAGTAATGGTTTGTTTTCTTTTGTATTAAAACAAGGGGATGCGAAAGCTGTGGCCGCTTTTATAGAAGGCATGGAACATTTTAAAATGGGCTTTTCCTGGGGCGGTTATGAAAGCCTGATTATTCCGAACTTAAGCATTCAGAAGCTCAGGACAGCCAGCAGTTGGCCTTACAGCGGACCTTTGATCCGGCTACATATTGGCCTGGAAGATACAGAAGATTTAATCGCCGATTTAGCTGCGGCCTTTGAACGTTTTAACAGCGTTATTTAA
- a CDS encoding EAL domain-containing protein produces MDFPEQIKQQSCMDCLSGQSLGFEIRMAFQPIIDWSVQDIIGYEALVRGPEGQGAGWVFEQINDSNKYYFDQACRVKAIETASKLGLKKLLSINFLPNAVYNPETCIRATIEAGDLFGFDITQIMFEVTEGEQIIDQAKLKRIFESYAKRGFITAIDDFGSGYAGLGWLTSLRPAVLKLDMGLIRDIDQDTVKQAVLKGILTVCCELGTKVLAEGVESKAELDYLVASGINWYQGYYFAKPQLEKLLAHSEINGWL; encoded by the coding sequence AGTGGTCAGTCACTTGGTTTTGAAATTCGTATGGCATTTCAGCCTATTATCGACTGGTCAGTGCAAGACATCATTGGTTATGAAGCCTTGGTACGTGGGCCTGAGGGGCAGGGCGCTGGTTGGGTGTTTGAACAAATCAACGATAGCAATAAATACTATTTTGATCAGGCCTGCCGGGTCAAAGCCATAGAAACGGCTTCCAAGCTGGGCTTGAAAAAACTGTTAAGTATTAACTTTTTACCTAACGCTGTTTATAACCCTGAAACCTGTATTCGCGCCACTATTGAAGCTGGTGATCTGTTTGGCTTTGATATCACCCAAATTATGTTTGAAGTGACGGAAGGTGAGCAAATAATAGATCAAGCCAAACTCAAACGCATTTTCGAAAGTTATGCCAAACGTGGTTTTATCACAGCGATAGACGATTTTGGTTCGGGTTACGCTGGCTTAGGCTGGTTAACTTCGTTGAGACCTGCGGTATTAAAACTGGATATGGGATTAATACGGGATATTGATCAGGACACAGTCAAGCAGGCTGTGCTGAAAGGCATTTTGACTGTTTGTTGCGAACTAGGCACCAAAGTGCTGGCTGAAGGCGTGGAAAGCAAAGCTGAACTGGACTATCTGGTGGCTTCAGGCATCAACTGGTATCAAGGGTATTATTTTGCCAAGCCTCAATTAGAAAAGCTATTAGCTCACTCCGAGATCAACGGCTGGCTTTAA